The nucleotide window ACTTTTTAAGCACACCCTTTATGAAGACCTTCCTGTGGTCTTTCGGCTGCTTTGTCCTGCTTTATTGCGGCATCGACAGCATGCGGAACGCGCATGCCCTTCAGGCTGATATGCGGCAGGGAAACGAGTCTTCCCTTCGCTCCTTTTCCTCCGGCTTCTTCATGACATTGACCAATCCCCTCAGCATCCTGTTTTGGCTCGGCATCTACGGCTCCATCCTGGCCAAAACGGCAGAAACCTATGCGACCTGGGATCTGCTGCTATACAGTTCGGGCATATTCATTGGCATATTCTTGTGGGACGTCGGCATGGCTGCCGCAGCCAGCCTGTTTGCCCGATGGCTCAACTCCCATGTGCTCGGCTGGATTACCAGAATCGCAGGCTTTTCTTTAATCGTGTTCGGCGTTTATTTCGGCTGGCAGGCTGTTCATATGCTGGCATCACGCCTCTGACGCCTCTTCCTCTCTTTTCCACCTTCTTGTCATGATCCAGGTTACGGCACCCAGTACTACAAGAAACCCCAGGCTGATGAAAAATCCGGGTCTTGAGATCTTGTCGAAAAGCGTGCCTGCTGCAGCCAGCAGGATCATCGCGACAGCAATGATGGTCTTGATCTGGCCCCATGCGGTCAGCTTTAACAGCTTGCGGGAAGCAAAGACGATAAACAGCCACGAATAAAGCAGCATCAATCCGCCGGCCGTCGTCAAATATTCAAAAACCTTATCCGGCAAAACCAGCGCTGTAATGATCGAAACGATCATCCCCCCAATCGTCAGCAGCAGGGAAGCATAGGGAAGCTTCCGCTTCGTTCTCTTGCTCAACAGCTTCGGCGCATCGCCCGTTTTGGCCATATTGGCCATCATCTGTGTTACGGCAAACAAGGAGGCCACAAGGCTCGAAAATCCGGCGATAATCAGGACACCGTTGAACACATGCACAACAGGCGTGAATTTCAGATCCTTGAGTGCTGTAACGAAAGGACTTTCGTTCGTATTGAACTTGTCCAGCGGCGCCAGCAGCAAAGTCAATCCCATGGAAGCCACGTAAAGGATGGTGATGATAGTGAGCATCACCTTTCCGGATTTGGGCGCTTCCTTAGGCTGCTTCAGCTCAGCCGCCATCAACCCCATCACTTCGATGCCTGCGAATGCAAAAAACACATAGATCAAGGCTGTCCACATGCCCATTGCCCCGCCCGTAAAGAAGTGATCCATACTTTGGGGTTCGTGAATGTGAGCATTTTCCTTGCCCAGCACACCGGGAATGACCAGCAGGGCTAAGGCAATGAACAAAACGATTGCGGATACTTTCACAATGGCGAATACATTTTCCGCCTTCTCAAAGCCCGCGGTCCCGAACAAGACGATCACAACCCCTAACAAGGCATAGATGGCCGTAAGCAGCCAAAGCGGCGTATCCGAAAACCAGAATCGGGTAAATAAGCCAATAGCCGTCAGCTGACTGCCCAGAATCAGAATTTCGGACGACCAGTACATCCACCCGTGGCTGAAGCCCGACCAGCGGCCGAACGCTTTTTTCGAATAAGTGCGGAATGAACCTTCTTCTGCATGCTGGGCAATCATATTCGCCAATGCGTCAAAAACAAAGTAGGTACAGACTGCCGCAATCAAAAATAACAGCAGTATGGAGAATCCGCTTTTTTCGATGGCGATGCTGGAACCGAGAAAAAATCCCGTTCCCGTTGTAAAGCCTAATCCGAGCAAAGCGAGTCCCCACCAGCTTAAATGACCCTTCCCTTTTTTATGTTCTCCCACGCTCATTTCCTCCGGCATTGTTGACACATAGAGTTTGACATAGTATCGGTTGTTATTCCACAAACCGAGGACTTTCATGCACGCGTCTCTATCTCCCTCCCCTAGAACTTCCAGGAACTGCTAGCTCACAGCAGAGCCATTCGTGGTAATATGGCTGTCGGAGGTGCATAAGATGAATACGAGCATAGGCAAGTTGACTATTTCTGCAGCCCTATTGATATCATCCTTGGGGTTGCTGGCGGATGCTTCTGAAGCGGAGACAGCGGACAGTCGTATTGTAAAACAAGTTTCCTTCCGCGAAGAACCTTCCGTGTCTGGAAAGCTGATCAGGTATCTGGAGAACGGCGAACAGGTCGAGATTGTTCAGCAAGCGAGCAGCTACTGGTACAAAGTGAAGGACAGCGAGGGAAAGACGGGCTTCGTCAGCAGCAAAGAGGAGTTTATAGAAACCGACTATGTCATGACGCAAAACTCCGATCAACTAACCGGAAATAAGAGGAAGTCAATAGAAGATGTTATTGCCGAGGGAAAATCTTATTGGGGTACCCCTTACGAATTCGGGTCCAACCGGAATTCGACCCGCACTTTCGATTGCTCAGACTTTGTGCGCCGTTCCTTTATAGAGGCGATTGGATTGTATTTGCCGACTGACTCGCGCAAGCAAGCCAGCTATGTAAAGGACCTGGGCAATCTCGTTCACAGCCTGAATCAGCTCAAGCGGGGCGACCTGGTATTCTTCATGGATTACCAAGGATCGAATCGTTCCGATTACGCTGGCATAAACCGGGCGAAGCAGCGCGTAACGCATGTCGGCATCTATTTGGGAAATGGGGAGATGCTCCATACGTATTCCGAGAATTCCGGCGGCGTACGGATCGATTCCATTGAAGGCGCTTGGGAATATCGCTTTCTATATGGAGGAAGTGTATTTTAGGACCTGCCCGGGCTGCCTTCGGGAGCGTCACTTTCGAACTTTCTTGAACTTGATCATAAGAGCTGGCCTGCCCTCATAGTTTTAGATAAACGGACAGGGAAAGGTGGGAGCATGCGATGTTCGGGAGGGGTGGATTCCGCCGAACCGGATATAGAAAAGTAAGAATCGCCAAATTTGTGCTCCTGCTTTTCCTCGTGCTGCTGCTCGTCGTCACGCTTCTGATCCGCTCTTTCTCACGAGGTGAAAGCGCCGAAGCCCGCGAGGCTGTCATTGTTTTCTATCGCTATGAGCAGACGGGCGACTTCGGCAGCGCCTGGGAGATGTTCCACCCCTATATGCAGCAAAAATTCAACAAGGCCCAGTACATTAAAACACGCAACCACGTGATTCTGGAGCATTTTGGCGTAGACACATTTGCATTCACGGTCGGCAGCGCCAAGCTGATCGGCAATTGGACGATGTCCTTCGATGCCCCCGCTTTGTCCAATGTCTATCAAATACCGGTCACGCAGCATTTTCAAGGAAGGACCTTCGGCTTATTTGACCTCCATCAAGAGGTCTATGCCGTCAAGCTGGAGGGAGCATGGCGCATCATATGGGATTACCCTTGATCAATGGTCACAGCGGCTCTTCATTGTCGTGATCGCATCCATGATCGCCTTGCCCCTCTCTTGCCTGTCGACAGCAGGCCTCCCATTTTTCCGTATCGATCCCCATTTGCGCCAGGACAGTATAAATATCCAGACTCACCTTTTGTTCATGCATACGCATTCCCCTTTATCGTTAGTTGCTTGGATAACAGGACATTCTCTTATTGCAGCCAAGCGAATATTTGACCCTGGGCGATTTCATCCTCGAAGGACAACCGCTCGCTCCACAGCGGACTATTCACGGCAATCTTCTGCTGAAAGGAAGCTCCCTCATCTGCCGCGATCCGAATCACGGAACCTTTCGGAAGCAAAGGATATATCTTGGCCATGTCTGCATCAGCCACACGCACACAGCCCTGCGACTGATTGGCCCCGATCGATGCGAGCTCGTTTGTTCCATGCACCGCATAAGGACCAAATCCCAGTGCGGCGGTTCCATACACTCCCGGCTGACTGCCATTCGGTTCCCATACACGTTCATCGATTTTGAATATCCCTTCGGGCGTGCGATGGTCTGCTCCGAGCCCGACCTGACTTTGCTGCAGCAGGAAGGGGCCGTTTACAACCCGGAGCGTGTGGCTGCTTGTGGTTACTAGCACTTCCATCGGATGATAAGGAATTTGAGCCTGGCTATAAGGCTGCAGCACCTCTTCCAGGTTGGTCAAGGAAGGCTGATAGAGCCAATCCGGGCCTGTGGCGTGCTCCCTGTCTGTTCGTTCTGCCCTGCCGTGCAAGGGCTTCGGTATAAAACTCAAATAATTATGGGGGTAGCTGTCAGCCAATTCCTGCAGTTGCTGAGGATAATGACCGTGATCCTGATGGAATTGCTCGAGCGCTGTCCGTATGAGGTTCGTGGCAATGTGCAAATCCGGTTGCGCCGCGGCCTGTGCTTCCCCGTAATCCGGATGAACGAAGCGAATATGCACATGGCTGTCACTGCCGGCATGGTAATGCGCGATGACAAACGCTCTGTCCGCTATGCTGCGGTCTGACATCGGACGAACACGCATGTCCTCTTCACCGGCGGCATAAACGCCATGCAGGATGATGCGATCCTCCGGATACTGCTTCCCAAGCTGAAGCGCTTGGTCAAACAAGACCTGCTCAATCTCGCGGGTAGGCCGCTGCGGGTCGAAATACAGGTAGAATGGGCGTTCTCCGGCCTCATAGACGACACTCATGCCGACGGGCTCCATGACGAAACGCGAAACGACAGAGCGGACCCCCGGTTGATAGCTGGCGAGCAGCAGGAATAGAAGCAGGCATAGAAACATCGCGCCTACCGCCAGAGGGAGAACAGGAAGCATACGCTTTCGCTCTGGCACGGAATCCGGCGGACTGCTCTCGTTGGCCTCCTCCAACTCCTTCAACGCCTCGCGAGCCCTGGCCGCATAGGGGGAACCTGCCGCAGCGCTTTTCCTCAGATGATAAAGCGCCTTGTTGTTCTCTCCTTTTTGCTTGTAGGCTTGTCCCACCTCGTAATGCGCCTCATAGGAATGTGGATCCACATAACGAAGAATTTTTTCGTAATACAATGGATCGTCCCGATTGATGAACCTATTTCTTCCGGCCGGCTCCAGATTGTTGCGAAGAGTACCCGATACCCGTCCGGGTCCTGACCTGTTATGCATTCCCTCCTCCTCCTCTCTAAGAGAAAAACCTTCCAATCCCCTCTTGCTCGCATTGCTTTGGCTTTTGGCTATGGACCTTGCCTTTGACTTCTTCCGTCGCCCTGTTGGCGCTGACTGCTTTGAGCCGCTTTTTTCAAGTAGCTTCTTCGATTATAGGCCTTCACCTTATCCGGATTTTTTCTTCTCCACTGTCTGTTGTACTCAGCTATCTCCTCCGGAGTGCGCTTCCTGTCCCGCTTGGGTGCGGGCTCCACACTCAGCCCAACCATGCAGTGGCTGAGCCTTACATACATCTCGTAAGCTTTCTTCTTCCCATAAACGGTGGCGTAAGCTTTCCCCTTATAGGAAATCACCCACTTGGAATTGTAGCGATGCTTTTGCAAGACAAACCATCAGCTCCTATCAATCAAACAATATTTCGCATCCCATTATTCGACTGTTACGCTCTTCGCCAAATTGCGCGGCTTATCCACGTCGTTCCCCCGTGCCAGGGATGCATAGTATGCGATAAGCTGCAGCGGAATTACCGACAATGCGGGACTTAGCAAATCTGCAGTTGCGGGTATGAACGTGCATTGGTCTGCCACATGATCCAACGGCGGGATGTTTTCGGATGCGATAGCGAAAACATAAGCGCCTCTTGCCTTGACTTCCTTCATATTGCTGATGGTCTTCTCGGCTACGTCTCCTTGCGTCAGCAAGGCCACGATTGGAAAACCATCCTCAACCAGCGCCAGCGTACCGTGCTTGAGCTCCCCGGCAGCAAGCGCCTCGGAATGAATATAAGAGATTTCTTTCAACTTCAGCGAACCCTCCAGCACTGCAGCATAGTCTATGCCTCTTCCTATAAAAAACAGGTTAGGATGCGTAGCGAGCTGCTCCGCCATCTGCTTGAAGGAGTTGGCTTGCTGTAAAATCTGCTCCGCTTGCTTCGGCAGCTTCAGCAGAGCGTCGATCCATGCCATCCTTTCACACTTCTCCAAGCGGTTGACAGCCTGCCCCATATGAATAGCAAGCAGGGCGAAAGCGATGACTTGCGTCGTGTAGGCCTTGGTGGAGGCGACGGCAATTTCCGGCCCCGCACAAGTCAGAAGCACATCATCGGCCTCTCTGGCTATGGAACTGCCGATCACATTCGTAATCGCCAGAACACGCGCGCCTCTCGCTCTCGCCTCACGCATGGCCGCCAGCGTATCGGCTGTTTCGCCAGACTGGCTTACTACAATAACCAACGTCGTCCTCGTCACGATCGGCGCTCGATAGCGATATTCCGATGCAATGTCGAGCTCTACCGGATATCCCGCTATACGTTCGATCAACTTCTTGCCAACCACTCCGGCGTGATAAGCTGTTCCGCATCCAATGATGTGCACCCGATCAATCTGACGCAGCTCTTCCGGCCCCACGCCGATTTCCGAAAGCG belongs to Xylanibacillus composti and includes:
- a CDS encoding amino acid permease, whose product is MSVGEHKKGKGHLSWWGLALLGLGFTTGTGFFLGSSIAIEKSGFSILLLFLIAAVCTYFVFDALANMIAQHAEEGSFRTYSKKAFGRWSGFSHGWMYWSSEILILGSQLTAIGLFTRFWFSDTPLWLLTAIYALLGVVIVLFGTAGFEKAENVFAIVKVSAIVLFIALALLVIPGVLGKENAHIHEPQSMDHFFTGGAMGMWTALIYVFFAFAGIEVMGLMAAELKQPKEAPKSGKVMLTIITILYVASMGLTLLLAPLDKFNTNESPFVTALKDLKFTPVVHVFNGVLIIAGFSSLVASLFAVTQMMANMAKTGDAPKLLSKRTKRKLPYASLLLTIGGMIVSIITALVLPDKVFEYLTTAGGLMLLYSWLFIVFASRKLLKLTAWGQIKTIIAVAMILLAAAGTLFDKISRPGFFISLGFLVVLGAVTWIMTRRWKREEEASEA
- a CDS encoding C40 family peptidase, whose amino-acid sequence is MNTSIGKLTISAALLISSLGLLADASEAETADSRIVKQVSFREEPSVSGKLIRYLENGEQVEIVQQASSYWYKVKDSEGKTGFVSSKEEFIETDYVMTQNSDQLTGNKRKSIEDVIAEGKSYWGTPYEFGSNRNSTRTFDCSDFVRRSFIEAIGLYLPTDSRKQASYVKDLGNLVHSLNQLKRGDLVFFMDYQGSNRSDYAGINRAKQRVTHVGIYLGNGEMLHTYSENSGGVRIDSIEGAWEYRFLYGGSVF
- a CDS encoding L,D-transpeptidase, which gives rise to MHNRSGPGRVSGTLRNNLEPAGRNRFINRDDPLYYEKILRYVDPHSYEAHYEVGQAYKQKGENNKALYHLRKSAAAGSPYAARAREALKELEEANESSPPDSVPERKRMLPVLPLAVGAMFLCLLLFLLLASYQPGVRSVVSRFVMEPVGMSVVYEAGERPFYLYFDPQRPTREIEQVLFDQALQLGKQYPEDRIILHGVYAAGEEDMRVRPMSDRSIADRAFVIAHYHAGSDSHVHIRFVHPDYGEAQAAAQPDLHIATNLIRTALEQFHQDHGHYPQQLQELADSYPHNYLSFIPKPLHGRAERTDREHATGPDWLYQPSLTNLEEVLQPYSQAQIPYHPMEVLVTTSSHTLRVVNGPFLLQQSQVGLGADHRTPEGIFKIDERVWEPNGSQPGVYGTAALGFGPYAVHGTNELASIGANQSQGCVRVADADMAKIYPLLPKGSVIRIAADEGASFQQKIAVNSPLWSERLSFEDEIAQGQIFAWLQ
- a CDS encoding LysE family translocator produces the protein MNSFLGYIVLGLTLAAPIGPVNSAQLDKGIRFGFFHAWLVGLGAMVADAVFMLLIYFGLAHFLSTPFMKTFLWSFGCFVLLYCGIDSMRNAHALQADMRQGNESSLRSFSSGFFMTLTNPLSILFWLGIYGSILAKTAETYATWDLLLYSSGIFIGIFLWDVGMAAAASLFARWLNSHVLGWITRIAGFSLIVFGVYFGWQAVHMLASRL
- the glmS gene encoding glutamine--fructose-6-phosphate transaminase (isomerizing) — translated: MCGIVGYVGKRNALEVLLNGLQKLEYRGYDSAGVAVFTEVGLQIRKSKGRLASLESKLREQPLQGNIGMGHTRWATHGKPSDVNSHPHTDNSSKFSVVHNGIIENYSTLKEELVRQGHIFVSETDTEVISHLIASLYVGDIVKTVQQAVKRMKGAFALGVLTEYEPDKLVAVRMASPLIVGIGEGENFIGSDIPALLEHTRDIYVLHDGEMAVLTDRAVELMTVEGQSIARDVLHVDWDIDTAEKAGFDHFMLKEIFEQPEAYSKTMRARLDSSGTEVTLSEIGVGPEELRQIDRVHIIGCGTAYHAGVVGKKLIERIAGYPVELDIASEYRYRAPIVTRTTLVIVVSQSGETADTLAAMREARARGARVLAITNVIGSSIAREADDVLLTCAGPEIAVASTKAYTTQVIAFALLAIHMGQAVNRLEKCERMAWIDALLKLPKQAEQILQQANSFKQMAEQLATHPNLFFIGRGIDYAAVLEGSLKLKEISYIHSEALAAGELKHGTLALVEDGFPIVALLTQGDVAEKTISNMKEVKARGAYVFAIASENIPPLDHVADQCTFIPATADLLSPALSVIPLQLIAYYASLARGNDVDKPRNLAKSVTVE